Proteins from a single region of Peromyscus eremicus chromosome 9, PerEre_H2_v1, whole genome shotgun sequence:
- the Kctd6 gene encoding BTB/POZ domain-containing protein KCTD6: protein MDNGDWGYMMTDPVTLNVGGHLYTTSLTTLTRYPDSMLGAMFGGDFPTARDPQGNYFIDRDGPLFRYVLNFLRTSELTLPLDFKEFDLLRKEADFYQIEPLIQCLNDPKPLYPMDTFEEVVELSSTRKLSKYSNPVAVIITQLTITTKVHSLLEGISNYFTKWNKHMMDTRDCQVSFTFGPCDYHQEVSLRVHLMEYITKQGFTIRNTRVHHMSERANENTVEHNWTFCRLARKTDD, encoded by the coding sequence ATGACTGACCCAGTCACGTTGAATGTAGGTGGACACTTGTACACAACGTCCCTTACCACATTGACACGTTACCCAGATTCCATGCTTGGAGCTATGTTTGGGGGGGACTTCCCCACAGCCCGAGACCCTCAAGGCAATTACTTTATTGATCGAGATGGACCTCTTTTCCGCTATGTCCTCAACTTCTTACGAACTTCAGAATTGACCCTCCCCTTGGATTTTAAGGAATTTGATCTGCTTCGAAAAGAAGCTGATTTTTACCAGATTGAACCCTTAATTCAGTGTCTCAATGACCCTAAGCCGTTGTATCCTATGGATACTTTTGAAGAAGTTGTAGAGCTGTCTAGTACTCGGAAGCTTTCTAAATATTCCAATCCAGTGGCTGTCATCATAACTCAATTAACCATCACCACCAAGGTCCATTCCTTACTAGAAGGCATCTCAAATTATTTCACCAAGTGGAATAAGCACATGATGGACACCAGAGACTGCCAGGTTTCCTTCACCTTTGGACCATGCGATTATCACCAGGAAGTCTCTCTCCGGGTCCACCTTATGGAATACATTACAAAGCAAGGTTTTACAATCCGAAATACTCGGGTGCATCACATGAGCGAGAGGGCCAATGAGAACACAGTAGAGCACAACTGGACTTTCTGTAGACTGGCCCGGAAGACAGATGACTGA